A region of Chitinophaga horti DNA encodes the following proteins:
- a CDS encoding sensor histidine kinase: MNMLEMILIGTIVMITLGVIVVVMVVMQQKQVIQYKLTLRDKDLLLQKERLVAVIQGQETERKRIAEDLHDEVGAQLSVLKLSLNHLQQQSQNGQVEIIKETKEFTDTIIQQLRFISQSLHPQTLDNLGLSHALDSFASLMNKNKEVAVKFQTDNSQFPVDREKALNIYRVVQELINNIIKHAQAKNILISYQSNGGQLTITVEDDGNGKLAGGLEESRKKTGSLGLKNIESRLNIIGGNINFVKKAPAGTMAVVRVENYQPVI, from the coding sequence ATGAATATGCTGGAAATGATACTGATCGGCACCATTGTGATGATCACCCTCGGCGTGATCGTAGTGGTAATGGTCGTAATGCAGCAGAAGCAGGTGATCCAGTATAAACTGACCCTGCGGGATAAAGACCTGCTGCTGCAAAAAGAACGCCTGGTAGCGGTGATACAAGGCCAGGAAACCGAACGCAAACGTATTGCGGAAGACCTGCACGATGAAGTAGGCGCCCAGTTATCGGTACTAAAACTGAGCCTGAACCACCTGCAACAACAATCGCAGAACGGGCAGGTGGAGATCATCAAAGAAACGAAAGAGTTTACCGATACGATCATCCAGCAGTTACGCTTCATTTCCCAAAGCCTGCACCCCCAAACCCTCGATAACCTGGGCTTGTCGCATGCGCTGGACAGCTTTGCCAGCCTGATGAACAAGAACAAGGAAGTGGCCGTAAAGTTCCAGACCGATAACAGCCAGTTTCCGGTAGACCGTGAGAAGGCGCTGAACATATACCGCGTGGTACAGGAACTGATCAACAACATCATCAAACACGCCCAGGCCAAAAACATCCTGATCAGCTACCAGAGCAACGGCGGGCAACTTACCATTACCGTGGAAGATGATGGCAACGGCAAGCTGGCCGGAGGTTTGGAAGAATCGCGGAAGAAGACGGGCAGCCTGGGACTAAAAAATATAGAAAGCCGCTTGAATATTATCGGGGGAAACATCAACTTTGTAAAGAAAGCACCCGCCGGCACAATGGCCGTTGTGAGGGTGGAAAATTATCAACCCGTAATATAA
- a CDS encoding response regulator transcription factor, translating to MLPPIKVAIADDHKIFRSGVINTLTPYENINVVFEAEDGEHLLDIMTRQLPDVILMDLKMPKLDGIAATVQVKEKYPDVKVIILTMYEDDNFIVHLVENGANAYLLKNSEPEEIYEAICTTFEKGFYFNENVNLALLKKVLHKNKQQFKPTFKNEIQLNERELEVLKMICSELTTQEISEKIFLSPRTVEGIRQKLLEKINVKNTVGLVLYAFRNGLIE from the coding sequence ATGCTACCTCCCATAAAAGTAGCTATTGCCGACGATCATAAGATATTCCGCAGTGGTGTGATCAACACCCTTACCCCATACGAGAACATAAACGTCGTATTTGAAGCGGAAGACGGGGAGCACCTCCTCGATATCATGACCAGGCAATTGCCCGATGTTATACTGATGGACCTTAAAATGCCCAAACTTGATGGCATTGCAGCTACTGTACAGGTAAAGGAAAAGTACCCGGACGTAAAAGTGATCATCCTCACCATGTACGAAGACGACAACTTTATTGTACACCTGGTAGAGAATGGCGCCAATGCTTACCTGCTGAAGAACAGCGAGCCGGAAGAGATTTATGAGGCCATCTGTACTACGTTCGAGAAAGGCTTCTACTTTAACGAGAACGTAAACCTCGCCCTGCTCAAAAAAGTACTGCATAAAAACAAACAACAGTTCAAACCCACGTTCAAGAATGAGATCCAACTCAATGAACGGGAACTGGAAGTGCTGAAAATGATCTGCAGTGAACTCACCACCCAGGAGATATCCGAAAAAATATTCCTGAGCCCACGCACGGTGGAAGGCATTCGCCAGAAGCTGCTGGAAAAGATAAACGTAAAAAATACCGTTGGACTGGTTTTATATGCTTTCCGGAATGGTTTGATAGAATAA